The Chryseobacterium suipulveris genome window below encodes:
- a CDS encoding phenylacetate--CoA ligase family protein, protein MNLKPSIEYASKEEIKSFQEQKLRELLTYLKENSDFYQKLFAENQIDISAIKTLENLSKLPTTSKDDLQKNNLDFFCVPTDRIVDYSTTSGTLGDPVTFGLSDQDLERLAYNEAISFACAGIEKGDLVQMMTTIDKRFMAGMAYFLGLRKMGAGVIRMGPGIPELQWDSILRYRPKWLITVPSFLLKMIEYAENHGIDYQNSSVYGAVCIGESLREQDFTDSELSKKIAEKWNIKLFSTYASTEMSTAFTECEFQKGGHHHPELIITEILDDDQNPVKEGESGELVITTLGVEAIPLLRFRTGDIVKPHYEPCECGRTTMRLGPVIGRKQQMIKYKGTTLYPPVLSDLLRSYQGISCYQIIIRKDKVGMDEILVKVSCKDESEKFIKEVKDHFRAKIRVSPEIEVCTHEELFREVHHALSRKPINFIDLRDKNY, encoded by the coding sequence TTGAACCTTAAACCATCCATAGAATACGCCTCCAAAGAAGAAATCAAATCTTTTCAGGAGCAGAAACTGCGGGAACTTCTAACTTATTTAAAAGAAAATTCCGACTTCTACCAAAAGCTTTTTGCAGAGAATCAAATTGATATTTCGGCGATTAAAACATTGGAAAACCTTTCAAAATTACCCACCACTTCCAAAGACGACCTTCAGAAAAACAACCTCGATTTCTTCTGTGTTCCCACGGATAGAATTGTGGATTACAGCACAACTTCCGGCACACTCGGCGATCCGGTCACTTTCGGACTTTCAGACCAAGATTTGGAACGGCTTGCTTATAATGAGGCGATTTCTTTTGCCTGTGCAGGAATAGAAAAAGGTGATTTGGTACAGATGATGACCACCATCGACAAGCGGTTTATGGCAGGAATGGCTTATTTTCTTGGTTTACGAAAAATGGGAGCAGGAGTCATCCGAATGGGACCCGGAATTCCTGAACTTCAGTGGGACAGCATTTTGCGTTACCGACCGAAATGGTTGATTACCGTTCCGTCATTTCTTCTGAAAATGATCGAGTACGCTGAAAATCACGGAATTGACTATCAGAATTCATCCGTTTACGGCGCGGTTTGCATTGGTGAAAGCTTGCGCGAACAGGATTTCACCGACTCGGAACTTTCAAAAAAAATTGCTGAAAAGTGGAACATCAAACTGTTTTCAACGTATGCCTCCACTGAAATGAGTACCGCCTTTACCGAATGTGAATTTCAAAAAGGTGGGCATCACCATCCGGAGCTGATCATTACTGAGATTCTGGATGATGACCAAAACCCCGTCAAAGAAGGTGAAAGCGGCGAACTGGTCATCACAACTTTAGGAGTTGAAGCAATTCCGCTGCTGAGATTCAGGACGGGAGATATCGTAAAGCCGCACTACGAACCATGTGAATGCGGCAGAACAACGATGCGGCTCGGTCCGGTAATCGGGCGAAAACAACAGATGATTAAATACAAAGGAACGACGCTTTATCCGCCAGTTCTGAGTGATCTGCTCCGTTCTTATCAGGGGATTTCCTGTTATCAAATCATTATTAGGAAAGATAAGGTAGGGATGGATGAAATACTGGTGAAAGTCAGCTGCAAAGACGAATCGGAGAAATTTATCAAAGAAGTGAAAGACCACTTTCGCGCGAAGATCAGGGTTTCACCCGAAATCGAGGTTTGCACCCACGAAGAGCTTTTCAGGGAAGTGCACCATGCGTTAAGTAGAAAACCGATTAATTTTATAGATTTGCGCGACAAAAATTACTAA
- a CDS encoding ATP-binding protein, with protein MLTESQLMEVIDYQNEIFFDKKLGLEREKLNEIEVYDNFVILITGVRRAGKSTMMLQLMNKNLENSLFLNFEDPRLAGFEMTDFQRLDSIIKERNVKQLFFDEIQIFEGWELYVRQKLDEGYKVVVTGSNASLMSRELGTKLTGRNLPYELLPFSFSEFLKFKELESSSSATEKYLADGGFPEFLITGNGLVLQRLLIDVLNRDIAVRYGIRDVNSLFQLTVYLISNIGKPVSATKMKDLFGLKSVSAITDYFSHLENSYIVQFLPKFSYSVKTQIRNPRKVYVIDLGLFTHNSIVFTEEKGRRLENAVYLHLRRKYQEIYYFNEKKECDFVAIEKGKAAQVVQSCYEITADNMKREFDGLLDALNFFDEPKGKIVTFDQKDSFDVDGKTIELVPLHEYLLQ; from the coding sequence ATGCTAACAGAGAGTCAGTTAATGGAAGTTATCGATTATCAAAATGAAATATTTTTTGATAAAAAACTCGGTTTGGAAAGAGAAAAACTAAATGAAATCGAGGTGTATGATAATTTTGTTATCCTGATCACGGGTGTTCGAAGAGCCGGAAAAAGCACAATGATGCTTCAGTTGATGAACAAAAATCTTGAAAATTCTCTTTTTCTGAATTTTGAAGACCCGAGATTGGCAGGTTTTGAAATGACCGACTTTCAGCGCTTGGATTCCATCATCAAAGAAAGAAATGTAAAGCAACTTTTTTTTGATGAAATACAGATATTTGAAGGTTGGGAACTCTATGTTCGGCAAAAATTAGACGAAGGTTATAAAGTTGTTGTTACAGGTTCTAATGCTTCATTGATGAGCCGCGAATTAGGAACAAAACTTACCGGAAGAAATCTCCCATATGAACTCTTGCCATTTTCTTTTTCCGAGTTTTTAAAATTCAAAGAATTGGAAAGCAGTAGTTCTGCAACCGAAAAATATCTTGCCGATGGTGGTTTTCCTGAATTTCTAATCACAGGAAACGGATTGGTTCTGCAGCGACTTTTAATCGATGTTTTGAATCGCGATATCGCCGTGAGATATGGAATCCGTGATGTGAATTCGCTGTTTCAGTTGACGGTGTATTTAATCTCGAATATCGGAAAACCGGTTTCAGCAACCAAAATGAAGGATTTGTTTGGACTGAAATCTGTGAGCGCTATCACTGATTATTTTTCACATTTGGAAAATTCATATATCGTTCAGTTCCTCCCGAAATTCAGTTATTCCGTTAAAACGCAAATCCGGAATCCGAGGAAAGTTTATGTCATCGATTTGGGACTTTTCACCCATAATTCCATCGTTTTTACCGAAGAAAAAGGAAGGCGTTTGGAGAATGCGGTTTACCTTCATTTGAGAAGAAAATATCAGGAAATCTATTACTTTAATGAAAAAAAAGAGTGTGATTTTGTGGCGATAGAAAAGGGAAAAGCAGCACAAGTCGTTCAGTCGTGCTACGAAATAACCGCCGACAATATGAAGCGCGAATTCGACGGGTTGCTCGATGCGCTGAATTTTTTCGACGAACCGAAAGGAAAAATAGTTACTTTTGACCAGAAGGATTCATTTGATGTCGATGGAAAAACAATAGAGTTGGTTCCGCTTCACGAATATTTGCTTCAATAA